The Methanobacterium sp. BAmetb5 genome includes a region encoding these proteins:
- a CDS encoding proteasome assembly chaperone family protein: MVQMVETEVECCKIISEDIENATVIEGSPELGLIGNIVGWLLVEELKMKEIGHIESKHFPPLAVLYRGVAIHPFRIYNADDVVLFLSDFVVPPDVTYDMTNVIVEWMKRNNSKELITLNSIAVPQKINQVAAAANSFEGLERLGKLDLPILPFGNVNGISGTLLTRARASEIPASCLFAEVLNQYPDPRAAASVVEVLNRMLNINVNSEPLLKEAEEIETRLKELAQAVQGEGGSQAYG, translated from the coding sequence ATGGTGCAAATGGTGGAAACTGAAGTTGAATGCTGTAAAATAATATCTGAAGATATTGAAAATGCAACTGTAATTGAAGGATCTCCGGAACTAGGACTTATCGGGAATATAGTGGGATGGTTACTTGTTGAAGAATTGAAAATGAAAGAAATTGGACATATTGAGTCCAAACATTTCCCACCATTAGCAGTTCTTTATCGAGGCGTAGCTATACACCCTTTCCGTATTTACAACGCCGATGATGTGGTTCTTTTCCTATCAGACTTCGTAGTTCCACCAGATGTCACCTATGACATGACCAATGTTATTGTGGAATGGATGAAAAGAAATAACAGCAAGGAACTCATCACCCTCAATAGCATTGCTGTCCCCCAGAAAATCAACCAAGTTGCTGCCGCTGCCAATTCTTTCGAAGGGTTAGAACGGCTAGGAAAACTCGATCTCCCTATCTTACCCTTCGGAAACGTCAATGGCATCTCAGGAACCCTCCTAACCCGTGCCCGGGCCAGTGAAATACCTGCATCCTGCCTATTTGCCGAGGTTTTAAACCAGTACCCCGATCCACGTGCTGCCGCCAGTGTGGTGGAGGTTTTAAATAGGATGTTGAATATAAACGTTAACTCTGAGCCACTTTTAAAGGAAGCTGAAGAAATAGAAACCAGACTTAAAGAACTGGCACAGGCGGTTCAAGGTGAAGGTGGATCACAAGCATACGGTTAA
- a CDS encoding translation initiation factor IF-2 subunit alpha — MVRMKNKWPQEGDLIVATVHKVLNYGAFAKLEEYPGEEAFIHISEVSAGWVKNIRDYVRENQKIVARVLRVNPKKGHVDVSMKRIREDQRTRKIQQWKIEQKAEKLLEFAAKSIDKDLDGAYDEVGYAIMDEFGDLYGAFEISAEEGATSLIERGMDETWANAITEVAKKNISPPEVQITGYVDLTSYAPDGVEIIRAALKSIDKDNVAVQCVGAPRYRLLVKSSDYITAETILKDAADEAIATVLEAGGEGEFYRELE, encoded by the coding sequence ATGGTAAGAATGAAGAATAAGTGGCCTCAGGAGGGTGACCTCATTGTGGCCACCGTGCATAAAGTCCTTAACTACGGGGCATTCGCCAAACTGGAAGAGTACCCTGGAGAGGAAGCCTTCATTCACATCTCCGAGGTATCTGCAGGATGGGTAAAGAACATCCGGGACTACGTTCGGGAAAACCAGAAAATTGTAGCTAGAGTACTTAGGGTAAACCCAAAAAAGGGTCATGTTGACGTTTCCATGAAAAGGATCCGGGAGGATCAAAGAACCCGTAAGATCCAGCAGTGGAAAATCGAACAGAAAGCCGAAAAACTCCTTGAATTTGCAGCAAAAAGCATTGACAAAGATCTCGATGGGGCTTACGATGAAGTGGGCTATGCTATAATGGACGAATTTGGGGATCTCTACGGGGCATTTGAAATATCTGCTGAAGAAGGAGCAACTTCTCTTATAGAAAGAGGGATGGATGAAACATGGGCCAATGCCATAACGGAAGTAGCCAAGAAGAACATCTCTCCTCCAGAAGTACAGATCACCGGATACGTGGATCTCACTTCTTACGCTCCGGATGGTGTGGAAATCATACGTGCTGCCCTTAAATCAATTGATAAAGATAACGTAGCTGTACAATGTGTTGGTGCACCTCGTTATCGTTTACTGGTAAAATCATCGGATTACATCACTGCAGAAACCATTCTAAAGGATGCAGCAGATGAAGCTATTGCCACGGTTTTAGAGGCTGGTGGCGAAGGCGAATTCTACCGGGAATTAGAATGA
- the frhB gene encoding coenzyme F420 hydrogenase subunit beta, giving the protein MVLGTYKEVVAARSTDKQIQKLAQDGGIVSGLFCYALDEKLIDGAVVAGPSDVMWKPEPMVAMSSDEILAAAGTKYTFSPNVWMLKKAVRQYGLEKVGTVAIPCQSMGIRKMQSYPFGVRFLADKIALMLGIFCMENFPYESLRTFISEKAGVDFDLVEKMDIGKGKFWIETADQTLSIPLKETHGYEQNGCKVCLDYVAELADVSTGSVGTPDGWSTVFVRTDAGETVFKQAVEAGVIETKPMDDVKPGLGLLEKLATDKKTKAMKVIDERKAMGLPVPFKGSAEKEDPLANV; this is encoded by the coding sequence ATGGTATTAGGAACCTACAAAGAAGTTGTTGCAGCAAGATCAACTGACAAACAGATCCAAAAACTAGCCCAAGATGGAGGTATAGTATCTGGTCTATTCTGCTATGCCCTGGATGAAAAACTCATCGACGGTGCAGTAGTAGCTGGACCATCTGATGTCATGTGGAAACCAGAACCTATGGTAGCCATGTCTTCCGATGAGATATTGGCCGCCGCAGGAACCAAATACACCTTCTCCCCTAATGTATGGATGCTCAAAAAAGCAGTCCGACAATATGGTCTAGAGAAAGTTGGTACCGTAGCCATACCCTGCCAGAGCATGGGAATCCGAAAAATGCAATCATATCCATTCGGAGTAAGATTCTTAGCAGATAAAATCGCCCTAATGCTGGGTATTTTCTGTATGGAAAACTTCCCCTACGAATCTCTGCGTACTTTCATCTCAGAGAAAGCAGGTGTTGACTTCGACTTAGTGGAAAAAATGGATATAGGCAAAGGTAAATTCTGGATTGAAACTGCCGACCAAACTCTGAGCATCCCACTCAAAGAAACTCATGGATACGAACAGAACGGATGCAAAGTCTGTTTGGATTACGTAGCAGAATTAGCTGATGTATCCACTGGTTCAGTGGGAACCCCAGACGGCTGGTCCACAGTCTTCGTCAGAACCGATGCCGGTGAAACCGTATTCAAACAGGCAGTTGAAGCTGGAGTCATTGAAACCAAACCAATGGATGATGTGAAACCAGGTTTAGGTCTACTTGAAAAACTGGCCACCGACAAGAAAACCAAAGCCATGAAGGTAATTGATGAAAGGAAAGCCATGGGCTTACCTGTACCTTTCAAAGGCAGCGCTGAAAAAGAAGACCCACTAGCTAATGTATAA
- a CDS encoding PepSY domain-containing protein — protein MIDSKILVSVVIVLVIGVAAAGYQISSQTPGLWQPVTSTGSDTGQQSGSSGTDSGNQQSSASSVSTSSSSKTSTSGSANVKISASEAKSIASKSILQEGATAGTPKLTNYGNTKAYLVPVMMNGQQVGAIYIDANTGKNLGGEGGAP, from the coding sequence ATGATTGACTCCAAAATTTTGGTATCTGTGGTCATAGTGTTAGTGATAGGTGTAGCTGCTGCTGGTTACCAGATCTCCAGTCAGACACCGGGACTATGGCAACCAGTAACATCAACTGGTTCAGACACAGGACAACAATCAGGTTCTAGTGGAACTGACTCCGGAAACCAACAAAGTTCCGCATCCAGTGTATCAACATCTTCCAGTTCAAAAACCAGTACATCAGGAAGTGCTAATGTGAAAATATCAGCTTCAGAGGCAAAATCTATTGCTTCAAAATCGATTTTACAAGAAGGTGCCACTGCCGGAACACCTAAACTGACCAATTATGGCAATACTAAAGCCTATCTGGTACCAGTTATGATGAATGGCCAACAGGTAGGGGCAATATACATTGATGCCAATACTGGGAAAAACTTAGGAGGAGAAGGGGGTGCTCCATAA
- the frhD gene encoding coenzyme F420-reducing hydrogenase, FrhD protein, translating to MPYSAEIIVVGCGNILFADDGFGPEVIKALGEYSKENPLPDNVMLIDAGTGGPHFVFSLPHEEWKKMIVVDVVQFDAEPGTVRKFSVDEIPKGSYENVHSWPVNQPLHDLAEVCEVMVIGCKPEHISAPDVEMGLTKSVEDAIPEAIEMILKEIRG from the coding sequence ATGCCATACAGTGCAGAGATAATAGTGGTCGGATGCGGAAACATCCTTTTTGCCGATGATGGATTCGGCCCTGAAGTAATAAAGGCACTTGGAGAATACTCTAAGGAAAATCCCCTACCAGATAATGTAATGTTAATCGATGCCGGTACCGGTGGCCCTCACTTCGTGTTCAGCCTTCCTCATGAAGAATGGAAGAAGATGATAGTGGTTGATGTGGTACAGTTTGATGCAGAGCCAGGTACAGTTCGTAAATTCAGTGTTGACGAAATACCCAAAGGTTCCTACGAAAACGTGCATTCATGGCCAGTTAACCAACCATTACATGATTTAGCAGAAGTTTGCGAAGTTATGGTGATTGGATGCAAGCCAGAACATATCTCTGCCCCCGACGTGGAAATGGGGTTAACTAAAAGTGTGGAAGATGCCATTCCCGAGGCCATTGAGATGATATTAAAGGAAATAAGGGGTTAG
- the frhA gene encoding coenzyme F420 hydrogenase subunit alpha, translating to MSEKIVISPTSRQEGHAELVMEVDDEGIVTKGRYFSITPVRGLEKMVTGKAPETAPVMVQRICGVCPIPHTLASVEAMDDSLGIEIPKAARQLRELTLAAHTINSHAIHHFLIAPDVVPENLFTTAVESVSEIRKTAQYVVDMVAGEGIHPSDVRIGGMASNITEVARKRLYARLKQLKPKLDAHVELIIGLVADKGFPEGLGVTNAPTLATDVLYGNRDNFDLDRFTEIMPESWYDDPEVAKRACSTIPLYDGRNVEVGPRARAATYGGFNERGVVAQHVARALEMKSALSKCIDILGELDTSAPVMADFDVTGTNKLGVGAIEGPRGMDVHMAQVADGKTQFYSCLVPTTWNIPTMGPATEGFHHEFGPHVIRAYDPCLSCATHMIVVDDEDRSILKDEMVRI from the coding sequence TTGAGCGAAAAGATAGTTATCTCGCCAACCTCACGACAGGAAGGACACGCAGAGTTGGTCATGGAAGTAGATGATGAAGGAATTGTAACCAAAGGCCGATACTTCAGTATCACTCCTGTTAGAGGTTTAGAAAAGATGGTGACAGGGAAAGCTCCAGAAACTGCCCCAGTAATGGTGCAAAGGATATGTGGAGTGTGTCCTATACCTCACACCCTGGCTTCAGTAGAAGCTATGGATGATTCATTAGGTATAGAAATACCAAAAGCAGCTAGACAGTTAAGAGAGCTTACTCTTGCTGCCCATACCATAAACAGCCACGCTATACACCATTTCCTGATAGCTCCTGATGTTGTTCCTGAGAACCTGTTCACTACCGCAGTTGAGTCTGTATCTGAAATCAGAAAAACCGCACAGTACGTCGTGGACATGGTTGCTGGGGAAGGTATACACCCATCTGATGTTAGGATCGGTGGAATGGCCAGTAACATAACGGAAGTTGCAAGGAAAAGGCTTTACGCAAGATTAAAACAACTTAAACCAAAATTAGACGCTCACGTCGAATTGATCATTGGTTTAGTCGCTGACAAAGGATTCCCAGAAGGTTTAGGTGTAACAAACGCACCAACACTGGCTACTGACGTATTATACGGTAACCGGGACAATTTTGACCTGGACAGATTCACCGAAATAATGCCTGAAAGCTGGTACGATGATCCAGAAGTAGCTAAAAGAGCTTGTTCAACCATACCTCTCTACGATGGAAGAAACGTAGAAGTAGGTCCAAGAGCAAGAGCTGCTACCTACGGTGGATTTAATGAAAGAGGTGTAGTGGCCCAGCACGTAGCCAGGGCACTGGAGATGAAATCCGCACTATCCAAATGTATAGACATTCTGGGTGAACTGGACACTTCAGCACCTGTAATGGCTGACTTTGATGTAACCGGAACCAACAAACTGGGAGTCGGTGCCATTGAAGGACCACGTGGAATGGACGTTCACATGGCCCAAGTAGCCGATGGTAAAACTCAGTTCTACAGCTGTCTGGTACCAACCACCTGGAACATTCCAACCATGGGACCAGCCACCGAAGGATTCCACCACGAATTCGGACCTCACGTTATCCGAGCCTACGACCCATGTCTGTCCTGTGCGACTCACATGATCGTAGTAGACGACGAAGACAGGAGCATTCTCAAAGACGAGATGGTCAGGATATAA
- the frhG gene encoding coenzyme F420 hydrogenase subunit gamma: MEAKPDKKASKEEVEKVAEEKAKPRIGYIHLSGCTGDGMSLTENYDILAPLLTDMVDIVYGQTLVDLWEMPEMDIALVEGSVCLQDEHSLHELKEVREKAGLVVAFGSCAATGCFTRYSRGGQQAQPNHESFVPIADLVKVDLAIPGCPPSPEIIAKTVVAVLNGDMDYLQPMMDLAGYTEACGCDLQLKVVNQALCIGCGTCAMACQTRAVSMTNGRPEVNSDRCIKCGVCYVQCPRSWWPAERINKDLGL; this comes from the coding sequence ATGGAGGCAAAACCTGACAAGAAAGCTTCTAAAGAGGAGGTTGAAAAAGTGGCTGAAGAAAAAGCTAAACCAAGAATAGGATACATTCACCTGAGTGGATGTACCGGAGATGGAATGTCGTTAACTGAAAACTACGACATCCTAGCACCTTTACTAACAGATATGGTGGATATAGTTTATGGACAAACCCTGGTAGACCTGTGGGAAATGCCTGAAATGGACATAGCCCTGGTTGAAGGATCAGTATGTCTACAGGATGAACACAGTTTACATGAACTCAAGGAAGTACGGGAAAAAGCAGGCTTAGTAGTGGCTTTCGGTTCCTGTGCAGCAACCGGTTGTTTCACCCGATATTCCCGAGGAGGACAGCAGGCACAGCCTAACCATGAATCATTTGTGCCAATCGCTGATCTGGTTAAAGTGGATCTGGCCATACCTGGCTGCCCACCATCCCCAGAAATAATCGCTAAAACAGTAGTAGCTGTCCTTAATGGTGATATGGATTACTTACAGCCTATGATGGACCTGGCTGGTTACACCGAAGCATGTGGCTGTGATTTACAGCTAAAAGTTGTAAACCAGGCTCTCTGTATAGGATGTGGAACCTGTGCCATGGCCTGTCAGACCAGAGCTGTGAGTATGACCAATGGACGACCCGAAGTAAACAGTGACCGCTGTATTAAATGTGGAGTCTGCTATGTGCAGTGCCCACGAAGCTGGTGGCCTGCTGAAAGGATCAACAAGGATCTAGGGTTATAG
- a CDS encoding 30S ribosomal protein S27e, with protein sequence MSKSKSNFLRVKCGDCGNQQVVFDHAASKVECIICGKSLVKSRGGRSEVVAQIIEVLD encoded by the coding sequence ATGTCAAAAAGTAAAAGTAACTTTTTAAGAGTTAAATGTGGGGATTGTGGCAATCAACAAGTGGTTTTCGATCACGCTGCCTCTAAAGTAGAGTGCATTATTTGTGGTAAATCTCTGGTAAAATCCAGGGGTGGAAGATCGGAAGTTGTAGCCCAAATAATAGAAGTCTTGGATTAA
- a CDS encoding TIGR00375 family protein, with translation MIIRADLHIHGRYSMATSKNMTPELLSSQGSLKGLHLVATGDAFHQGWLSMIEEATEEVNDGIFSVREDRKLHNEFLQEELPEGFSKNPETKLILTSEVEDSKRVHHLIILPSLDAAYQMRKKLKGNLDSDGRPRVRMSGAEIQALALENGCIMGPSHAFTPWTSIYKEYDSIHDCYNETPDFVELGLSADTEMADRIEELQDLPFLTNSDAHSPWPHRLGREFNEINLKNLSFSALARALHDKTITANYGFDPRLGKYHHTACTKCYQLYHPDEAIKMNMKCPCGGTIKKGVDYRVEELATWDEPHHPSHRPPYIHIMPLAEIISLTYSKGVTTKFVQKIWQELVLKFGDEISVLIDAPMDELIELDPELSRRIMAFRDKTLQIKVGGGGRYGELVFNDDSSEQNSPDSTLDSFL, from the coding sequence ATGATTATCAGGGCTGATTTACATATACACGGCCGATATTCAATGGCCACCTCTAAAAACATGACACCTGAGTTATTATCATCTCAGGGAAGCCTGAAGGGATTGCATCTTGTTGCCACGGGTGACGCTTTTCACCAGGGCTGGTTGAGCATGATAGAGGAAGCCACTGAAGAGGTAAACGACGGAATTTTCAGTGTCAGGGAAGATAGAAAGTTGCATAACGAGTTTCTACAGGAAGAACTTCCTGAAGGGTTTTCCAAAAATCCAGAAACCAAACTAATCCTAACCTCAGAAGTGGAGGATTCTAAAAGGGTCCACCATCTTATTATTCTACCTTCTCTGGATGCAGCTTATCAGATGCGGAAAAAACTTAAAGGCAACTTGGATTCGGATGGCAGACCCCGGGTGCGTATGAGCGGTGCTGAAATACAGGCATTGGCCCTGGAAAACGGCTGTATTATGGGCCCCTCCCATGCATTCACTCCCTGGACCAGCATATATAAAGAATACGACAGTATTCATGACTGTTATAATGAAACGCCTGATTTTGTTGAACTGGGACTCTCAGCAGATACAGAAATGGCTGATCGAATCGAAGAATTACAGGATCTACCTTTCCTCACCAACTCCGATGCCCATTCTCCCTGGCCCCACCGACTGGGCCGTGAGTTTAATGAAATAAACCTTAAAAATTTAAGCTTCTCTGCTCTGGCTCGGGCTCTTCATGATAAGACCATCACGGCAAACTATGGCTTCGACCCCCGACTGGGCAAGTATCACCACACTGCCTGCACCAAGTGCTACCAGTTGTACCATCCTGACGAAGCCATAAAAATGAACATGAAATGTCCCTGTGGGGGTACCATAAAAAAAGGCGTGGACTACCGGGTGGAAGAACTGGCCACCTGGGATGAACCCCATCACCCATCACACCGACCTCCTTATATCCATATCATGCCCCTGGCGGAGATTATAAGCCTCACCTACAGCAAAGGGGTTACCACTAAATTCGTGCAGAAGATATGGCAGGAACTGGTTCTGAAATTCGGAGATGAGATCTCCGTACTCATTGATGCGCCCATGGATGAACTGATAGAACTGGACCCGGAACTTTCTCGTAGAATAATGGCATTCCGAGATAAAACCCTGCAAATAAAGGTAGGAGGTGGTGGAAGATACGGGGAACTAGTTTTCAATGATGATAGTTCTGAACAAAATTCCCCAGATTCCACCTTGGATTCTTTTTTATAA
- a CDS encoding proteasome assembly chaperone family protein, whose translation MKETFIKLIKDVDLNNPIFIEALPGIGHVGKLVAEHIIHELGAEKFAELYSPSFPPQVFVDEDGIVEPMKNEFYYLQGQGEDERDFIFLGGNTQGLSPEGQYEICGSILDFVGGYGVKEIYTLGGLGTGQPVEKPKVFGAATNKELAAMLQEHEVTLRSADGGIIGASGLILGLGVSRGMHGVCLMGETPGYFIDADASKAVLTVLLELVKVDVDVAKLEERAEETRKMISKAQQMEREMAERMNIVPGEEDLRYIG comes from the coding sequence ATGAAGGAAACCTTCATAAAACTGATTAAAGATGTGGATCTCAATAATCCCATATTCATTGAGGCCCTACCCGGTATTGGTCATGTAGGTAAACTGGTGGCAGAGCACATCATACATGAGTTAGGGGCCGAAAAATTCGCAGAACTTTACTCTCCCTCATTCCCACCACAGGTCTTTGTAGATGAAGATGGAATTGTGGAACCCATGAAAAATGAATTTTACTACCTCCAAGGCCAGGGGGAAGATGAAAGGGATTTCATTTTCCTGGGAGGGAACACTCAAGGACTCAGTCCAGAAGGACAATACGAGATTTGTGGTTCTATCCTGGATTTTGTGGGAGGATATGGTGTTAAAGAAATATACACTCTGGGTGGTTTGGGAACTGGTCAACCAGTGGAAAAACCAAAGGTTTTTGGAGCAGCCACCAACAAAGAACTGGCCGCAATGCTACAAGAGCATGAAGTAACCTTAAGGTCTGCTGATGGTGGAATAATAGGTGCATCTGGGCTAATTTTAGGATTAGGCGTTTCCAGGGGTATGCATGGTGTTTGTCTCATGGGTGAAACCCCGGGGTACTTCATTGATGCCGATGCTTCTAAGGCCGTACTCACCGTTCTGTTGGAACTAGTGAAAGTAGATGTAGATGTGGCCAAACTGGAAGAACGGGCAGAAGAAACCCGGAAAATGATCAGCAAAGCCCAACAGATGGAACGGGAAATGGCTGAAAGGATGAACATTGTCCCCGGTGAAGAGGACCTGCGATACATAGGTTAA
- a CDS encoding RNA-protein complex protein Nop10, whose product MKLKMRRCRVCKEYTLEDHCPHCGGELEVIYPPRYSPEDKYGKYRRMLKKQMSDSS is encoded by the coding sequence ATGAAGCTGAAAATGAGGCGCTGTCGCGTCTGTAAGGAATACACCCTTGAAGACCATTGCCCTCATTGTGGGGGAGAATTAGAAGTAATATATCCTCCACGTTATTCTCCTGAGGATAAATACGGTAAATACAGGAGAATGCTCAAAAAACAGATGAGTGATTCGTCTTAA